The genome window CCTCGTGCCGGCGCCATAATTTTCACTACGATAAGCCTTTAGAAAAGGGCTTGCCGATCAACCGACAAGCCCTTCATCTATTTAGTCCTCAACAGAGAATTGTATGAAATTCAAAACCCTTGTATTCCTCGCCGGTTGCTTTCTGATAGGGGGATTTGCTCTTTTTTTAGGGCAAATGATCATTTCGGTCTATCCAGCAATTACCCATGACACCAGTGTTTACCTGAATGCGGCTTATAACCTGGCACTGGGAAAAGGCTTGCAAATTGATATGACCCTGACAACTATGCAAGAATCTTCCCGCCATTATTGCGATTACATGCCCGGTTTTCCTGCTTTTCTCTCCATGTTTCTCCGGTTGGGAATTCCCGAAGGAGTCCTTCTGAAAGGGATAATTCTTACAGGTATTCTTACTATGGTTTACCTGGGAATCTGGCTTATGTGGGAGTGGACCCATCGCCTTTTTTCCTCTCTGGTCACGGGGCTTCTTTTACTGCTCTTTCCGCCCCTGATCAACTTCATGACGTACGCGCTAACCGAATCCCTGTATCTGCCGCTCACCCTTGGGCTTTTTCTTGGCTTAACCATTTATTTCCAGAAAAAGTCCCCCTCGTTGAAAGATTTCCTGCTCCTCTTTATCCTCATGGCAGCGATCCCTCTGATACGTATTGTTGGCTTGCTCCTTGTCGGAATTGCAGGATCTGTCATGCTTATTCGTTCCCTTAGCCAGCAAGAGCGAAAACGGGCAATGATGGAAATGGTTGTGGTTCTAACATCTCAAATTCCTACTTTGCTGGTTCTGACCGAAAACTATCTCAAAACAGGACGTTTTTACTGTGCAACCAATTCCGCCGGCTGGGAAATCGAGCGCACCACCCGGGGATATCTTGCTCAATTATTACTTGAACAATTCAAACCAGACTTAAGCCTTGGACTGGGATTTCGACGAGCCTTTAGCGCGTTGCCTTCAGAAATTGTCATTGGATTGGTGATCCTGGGTCTGATTGTTGGAGGGATCATCATTTGGAAGACAAGATCCCGGATTCGAAAAGGTTTTGAAAGTTGGGCTTCTCCCAGCGTGATTCCTGTGATTTTCTATCTTGCAGGGTACGTTGGATTTCTCTTCCTTTTTGGAAATTCCTGGGCTATGTGGGATTTTCCCCGTTATTTTCTGCCCGCCTATCCTTTTATTCTTCTGCTAGTGGTTTTCCTCGTGGATTCCTTTTTACAGTCCTGGAAACACTTCATCCCCCAGGGTCTTTTGTATCTTTCACTGGTGTTGCTTGTCGTCGCTTACGGGCAAATGACCTTCAGGAAACTGCCCGAAATGATTACCGGTAGAGGAATTGAGTCTGCCCCGATCAAGGATCACCCTGTTCTGACGTATTTGCAACGAAACCTGCAACCTTCGGACCTTCTGCTGAGCACACGCGAGCCCACGCTGTGGTATTATCTTCGAAGACCTGTCAGACGAGTCCAGAGAATAGAAAATCTCTCCTGTAAAGACCTACAGAAACCTCCTCCAAATGGAAGAATGTTTTTTGTGTTGTTTCCGGAAGGGAATTACAAAGGGGAGCCTACCAGCCCGGAAAACGAAGCCTGGTTCCACAACTGGATTTCTCCCTGTGGCACAATCATTGAGCACCAGAATTTCAACGAAACCGCAGTGTATGTGGTCGATTTTCCAGAGTAAAATAGGATAATTATGGTCGAAAATTCACTTTCTCACCCAATAACTCATCATCACTCTCCTCACGTGACAGTCATAGAGCCGTCCAGAGGTTGGTCCTCACTGGGATTGAAAGACCTGTGGGAGTATCGAGAACTCCTCTGGCTTCTCATCTGGCGAGAAGTCCGCGGAATGTATCGTCAGACAGCGCTGGGAGTTTCGTGGATATTTCTTCGTCCTATTCTGAACGTTGTGATCCTGACCCTGGTTTTTGGCACTTTTGTCAAAGTGCCCAGCGAAAACGTACCTTATGCCCTTTTTTCCCTTTCTGCACTTCTTCCATGGGGGTACTTTTCCAATGCGGTATTACGCTCGGCAGGAAGTCTTGTGCAGAATATGGAAATTATTTCCAAGGTGTATTTCCCCAGGATGATCATCGCCATTGCCGGGGTTCTTTCCGGGCTGGTAGATTTCAGTGCATCCTTTGGAATTTTTCTCCTCTTCATGGCTTATTTCCGTGTACCGGTCAGAATTGAAATTCTCTGGTTACCCGGTTTCTTTCTGGCTTCCGTACTGCTCGCCTTAACGGTTGGGCTCTGGCTGGCAACTCTTTCCGTCCGCTTTCGAGACGTATCTTTTGCGGTGAACTTCCTCCTCCAAGCCATGATGTATCTTTCCCCTGTAATTTATCCGGTCAATCAAGTACCGGAGTCTTTGCAATTTTTTTACCGGCTGAACCCAATGGCAGGGATTATTGAAGGGTTCCGCTGGTCACTTCTTGGAATTGGCTCTCCTCCCCAAATCACCTTCTGGCTCTCCATGGGTTTGATGTTGATTTTCCTTGTTGCGGGAGCCTTTATTTTCCGACGTACCGAACGCACAATTGTGGACTACCTATGAGCGAACTTGCTATTCATGTAGAACATCTTTCTAAGAGATATCGCATCGGGAAGGCGCAAAAATCCATTCTGCACAATCCTTCGCCATTTCGACATCTGGCATATTCGATGCGCTATTATCTAGGCGCTTTTTTCCAACCCGAGGAAACCCTGTGGGCTCTGAAGAACGTTTCTTTTGAGGTCAGGCAGGGAGACGTGCTTGGCGTGATTGGTAGAAACGGCTCGGGAAAAAGCACGTTGCTTAAACTGCTCTCTCGAGTGACTGAACCCACCACAGGACGGGCAATCATTCATGGCAGGGTTGGCGCTCTGCTCGAAGTTGGGACAGGATTCCATCCAGAGTTAACCGGACGGGAAAACATCTTCCTGAGTGGGGCAATTTTGGGAATGAAACACGCTGAAATCCAGCGAAAGTTTGATGAAATCGTAGCCTTTTCGGGAGTAGAACGGTTTATTGATACCCCGATCAAATATTATTCCTCAGGGATGAGGGTGCGTTTAGGATTTGCCGTTGCAGCCCACCTTGAACCGGAAGTGCTTCTGATTGACGAAGTTCTGGCAGTGGGCGATGCAGAATTTCAGCAAAAATGTCTCGGGAAAATGAGCGAAGTGGCTACCGCAGGGCGCACAGTGTTGTTCGTAAGCCATAACATGGCAGCCGTTCAGTCTCTGTGCAATCGGGGAATTTACCTGCAAAAGGGTGAAATCCTGGTGGATGGCACGATTAGTGAGGCTGTTGCTAAGTACTTAAAAATTATTGATGAAATTTCACAAATTGAAATCTCTGAACGAACTGACCGAACTGGATTGGGAAATGTGCGCCTGGTTGGCGTGGATATCACTGACCAGAGTCATCTTTCGGCACTGACATTGATTACGGGTGAACCAGCCCAGTTTGTTTTTCACCTCTCACACCTTGAACCGGGCATTAAATTCGAGTACTTAGACTTCACTATTTGCGATCTCCAGGGAAATCCAGTCGCTTATTTTAACAGCATTGATACCGGTCCAGAGGATAACAAATCCCCTGATATGCATGACCGTGTTGTCTGCTGGATTGATGAATTACCACTACTTCCCGGACGATACCGAATTAACGTAGGGATCAAGGCGAATGGAGAAATGCAGGATCATGTTGAATCGGCAGCAGTTTTTAATGTTGAGCAGGGGCGATTGAGAGGTCGTCCTATCGATAATCGCAGTCAACGGCGGGGAAGTGTCATTTTCCCACACCGCTGGATCCTTCCTGGATAAAGGCTATATGAAACAATTTCTTCTCTCCATCTTTCTTAAGTTATATGCCCAATGGGCTGGCGCCACCGGAAAACCTTATCCGAATTCGGTCCTTCTCCTCCCCCCTTATTCACCGGGTAGTTACGGAGATGCCGCTGTGGTCACTTCGTTCGTAGAGAATTTAGCCAGCCGTGGCATCGAACGCATTGGTCTCATTAAGTACCAAGATTCTGATGACTGGTCTTCTGTGAATGGAATTCGCGAAACCTTCTCCCTGGAAGATTATTTCCATTACGAGGCTTGGAAAATCCGGTTTTCTTTTTGTAAAAAGATTAGTGAGTACGAACAATTTTTTATCCTGGGGACAGACGTCATGGATGGCTATTATTCCCCGAAAGATTCTCTGGAACGCATTTACCTTACCGAATTAGGTGCCCAGACAGGGAGACCCACCAGAATTGTCAGTTTCAGTTTTAATGCCCATCCCATCCCCGCATGTGTGACAGCACTTCGTCATCTATCGCCTTCTGTTCATCTGTTCAGTCGCGATCCTGTCAGTCAAAAAAGGCTGGAAAGCCACCTCCAGCGTCCCGTGACGCTTACGGCAGATATCGCCTTTCTTCTTAGACCGCGGGAGGGAAACATTTCGGCGGGGATTGAGCAATGGATTGATGAACAACAGAAAGATAATGGAATTGTAGTAGGAATTAACGCCAATCACGTCCTGGTTGAAAAATTTTCAGAGATCACTATCGAAAAACTGGTAAAAGCCTATCAAGAGGCACTTCAAGAAATTCATGCAGCCTACCCGGACATTCGGTTTTTGTTTATCCCGCACGATATTCGAGGGGACGCCAGTGATGTCGTTATTGCCGAAGCCATTTTCCGAACCTTGCCACCCAACTTGCAACAGGTGAGCAAAATTGTCCCCTCACCCTGCCATCCCGCAGAGATCAAACATATTGTGAGCAGATTATCCTTTGTGCTGAGCGGGAAAATGCACCTGGCGATTGCATGTTTAAGTCAGGGAGTACCTGTTGCCTGTATCGCGTACCAGGATAAATTCGAGGGATTATTCCAGCATTTTGAAATGGAGGATATGTCCCTGGCACCGGAAGAATTATTGCTTCCCGGGAAATTAAGCCAGTTCTTCCTGAAACGATTTAATAAAAAAGAGAACCTATCTGCTCAAATTCAAACACATTTACCAAGAGTTCTGCAATTAGCCGAGAAAAACTTAGTTTGAGCCATGAAAAAAATTCTGGTGATTTCGAATAATCTTCCCTTTCCCCCAAAAGACGGTGGGAGAGCACGGATTTATCACCTGTATAGCCGTCTTGCGAAGAAATATCAGATTACTTGGGTTTCACCGATTTGGGATGGGGAAGAAGAAAACATTCCGGGAACGCTGAGATTTTGTCATCAAGTGATTCCATTACCTAAAGAAGAAATTTTTTCATTCCCTTCCAGTGGTTGGAAGGGACTCATGAAGCGCGTCCTGGCACATTTACATTTTCCAAGGCTGTTTGAATTTGCCTTTGGATATGTAAATGCTCCAGGAGTTTACTGGCTTCCCAAAACTCCGCAACGTCTTCGAAAAATCCAGGAAATCCTTGAGCAAAATCATTTCGACCTCATTATTAGCGAATTTGAAGGAAATGCTGAACTGATTCCAGAACAAATCACCATTCCACGAATACTCTCCACTCATAATGTTCAGTCTCATCTCTTCTGGCGAGCGCGGAAAACCTTCCCGGGAACCTGGCTGGACAGGGTCTTCTTGTTCCCTGAATGGCAGAAGATCATCCATTACGAAAAGAAAAACTATCGACGATATAACGGCATTCTTGCCGTATCGCAAAACGATCAACGCACCCTGGAAAAGCGGTGTCCAGGCATACCGGTAAAACTGGTTCCCAACGGGGTAGATACAGAGTATTTCTTTCCTTCCTCTTCTTCCCCTGTCCCCCACACCATGGTTTACCTGGGAAATTATGCTTATCCCCCCAATGCAGATGCGGTGAGATATTTTTATACCCGAATTTTTCCCAAAATTCGCGCTCGTTTTCCCGATGCCAAACTGATTTTAATTGGCGCATCGCCCCCAAAAGAACTTTGCGGAGAAGATGGGGTTGAAGCATTGGGATTTGTTGAGGACGTCCGGCCAAACGTCCATCAAGCCGAAGTCATGATTGTGCCCTTGAGGACCGGGGGAGGCACTCGCTTAAAAATTTTAGATGGAATGGCAATGGGAAAAGCCATTGTCTCTACCACACTCGGAGCAGAAGGACTGCAAGTGATTGATGGAGAAAACATCCTTTTAGCAGACACACCCGACACCTTCGCGGCTCAGGTTATTCGCATCATGGAAAATGCTGAATTGCGTCAAAAATTGGAGAAAAATGGGCGTACGCTTGTGGAACGCTTGTACAACTGGGACGCTATCGCCAGAGAGGCAGGGGAATGGATTGAGACCTTTCTTTATCAGCCCGCCTTATTGCAACTTCAGAGAGAGGAAATGAATGCCCAGGGTTAGTATCATTATCCCTACGTATAACAGCGCTAAATTCTTGCAAGCAACCCTGGAAAGTGTTTTCCAGCAAACCTTCCAGGAATACGAGATTATTGTCATTGATGATGGTTCCACCGACAACACCCGCGAAGTGCTCTCCCCGTATAAGTCCCGAATTCGTTACCTGTATCAGGAAAATCAAGAACGCTCGGTAGCACGCAATTATGGACTATCGCTCGCGCAAGGGGAATTAATTGCATTTCTCGATTCCGATGACCTGTGGCTTCCCCATAAACTGGAACGTCAGGTGCAAGTGATGAATGAGCACCCGGAAGTTGTTCTGGTTTTCTCCCAGGCGCTTTATATCGATTCAGAGGGTACCCCTACTGCTTTTTGTGGGGAATGGCTTGATGGCAAGCCCGCCAATGATATTGAAATCCGCTCGTTTTTTGAAGACTTTGCGCAGGGGAATGTGGTTTATGGAGGCGGTTCTACAGCGTTAGTTCGTAAAGAGGTAATTGAGAAAGCGGGAGGATTTGATCCCGCCATTACCCATGGAGAAGATTGGGATTTGTGGTGGCGAATCTCAACACTGGGACCGTTCGCCTACATTCCAGAACCTCTCATTTATTACAGGGTTTTTGGCTGGAAGAAACTGCTTCAACGACAATCCACGGAAAGAGCCTTACAGGAACACCTGTATGTCATTGAGAAAAATCTGGGGCATCTTCCTCCTGAAGCCAAACAGCGCTTGTATCCTTTGGCACAATGCCACATGACCGTGCTTGCGGCGCTCGGCTCCTATCAATTGGAAGAATTTGAACGCGCCCAGAAATTTCTCAAGAAGGTGGGCGAAATTGATCCTTCCTGGACTAGCCCTGAGCGAATCTTATGGTTAGCAGTAGATCGGGCGAAAATCATTGAACGGGATACCGGCTCTTATGAAGAAGCCATTGCTTTCATACGAAATATGTTCCAGCACCTGCCTTCAGAAATTCAAATGCCAGCATCCTCTCTCCAAAAAGCAATTGGGTGGTTGTACATCAGCGGAGCGTTCGAACAACATGCCAGGGGAAATCTGAAAAAAGTTCGCCAGTACCTGCTTCAAGGCATTCCACGGGTGCCTCAAGCACTCTCTAACCGAGGCGTAGTTTCCATGATAATTCAAGCCCTTTTGGGGAGGTCATTTACCCATTCTCTCCGAAACGTGATGGGCAAAAAGGTCAACCAACCCTATGCCTGAAGTGACCATTGTGCTTCCCACATACAACCGTGCAGATATGATTCTGGATGCCATTCGCAGCGTTCAAGCCCAAACTTTTCAGGATTGGGAAATTGTAGTCGTAGATGATGGCTCTACCGATAACACAGAGGAAGTTGTTCTCAGTCTTCATGATTCAAGAATCCATTACGTGTACCAGGAAAATAAGGGCTTAGCCGGGGCCAGAAATACCGGCATCCGCCATGCACACTCTGAACTGATTACTTTTCTGGACTCAGATGATGCCTTTTTGCCCCAAAAACTGGAGTGGCAGGTGGGCTTGATGAAAAGCCGCCCTGGTCTTGGTTTAGTGGCAGGAGACTTCTTTTTTGCAGACCCTCACCTCACTCCATTATCTGAAGCACGCTCATGGCAATCCTACCCGAACCTCACATTGAAGGATTGGATTCTTGGATGCCCGGTAATTGTTTGCGCAGTCATTGTGCAACGCGCTTGGTTGGAAAAAGCAGGCGGTTTTGACGAGACCATGCGCTACGTGGAAGACTGGGATTTATGGCTTCGCCTGGCTTATCTGGGTTGTCCTATGGACTGGCTTCCCCGTCCGGTGGCTTTATACCGCATTCATGGACAAAATATGGCAAAACAGGCTGTGCTGATGAAACAGGGCATGTTAAGAATGTTTGATAAATTTTTTACTCTCCCTGATCTCCCTAAAGATATCCAATCCCTGAAAGAGCAAGCCTACGCCCATGCCTATCTGAACGGCGCAGCCCGTGCATTTGCCGGAGGAGATGCAGAAGAAGGTAGGAATTCCCTGGAAATGGCTTTGAAACTCGACCCTTTCCTGCTAAGCGGAGAACCTCCACAAGCCCTGAGTTCTTTAGCCTCTTTCGCTAATTCTCCTCAATGTCATTCTCCTTCTGTGTTTCTAAACTCTTTGATACTTGGATTGCCAAGCCAAGCCCAGAAATGGAAGCCAAGGTTTATTCGGGCAGTCTTTCACGCAGTTGCAGCATTTGAGAAAGCCCGACAGGGAAAAAGGAGCCAAGTCCCCGTCCATGCTCTCAAGGCTGTGCTACTCGACCCATCCTGGTTGAAAAACCGCGGATTACTCTCTATTGTAATAAAATCGCTTCTTTCCCCTTTCTTCCCGCTTAAGGAGAGTGTATGACTAAAGTACTTGTGACAGGTGGAGCAGGGTTTATTGGCTCTCATCTTGTAGATCGCCTCCTGCAAGAAGGATTTGAAGTACGCGTTCTTGACCTTCTTGACTCCCGGGTTCATCCAGCGGGAAAGCCAGCCTGGGTCTCAAAAGAAGCCGAATTCATTCAAGGGGATGTGCGAGATGCCCAGACGATGTTGAAAGCCCTGCAAGGGGTCAGTATTGTTTTTCACGAAGCCGCATATCAAGATTACATGCCAGACTTTAGCAGATTTCTTCATGTGAACAGTGTCAGCACAGCACTTATCCACGAACTCATTCTGGAACATAAATTGGGCGTGGAGAAAGTCATTGTAGCCTCCAGCCAGGCAGTATATGGAGAAGGGCAATATCGTTGCAAGAACTCCAACTGCCAAAATTACCATCAAGTGATTCAACCACCCGCCAGAGAAGAAAAGCAATTACAGAAAGGGCATTGGGAAGTCATTTGCCCGCTTTGTCAGACAGACATGGAACCTCTCAGGTTGAAAGAGGAATACGCTAACCCCTACAACGCCTATGCCATCAGCAAATATGCTGAAGAACTCTCTGCCGTGCGTCTGGGAAAATTACATCACATTCCCAGTGTTGCACTCCGATATTCCATTGTGCAGGGCCCAAGACAATCGCTGTTCAATCAGTATTCAGGCATTTGCCGCATCTTTTCCGTGCGTCTCATGAATGGGTTACCTCCCATCATTTACGAAGATGGGCTACAGACTCGGGATTTCACCCACGTGGCAGATGTTGTGGAAGCCAACATAACCGTTCTTAAAGATGCTCGCGCAGATTACCAAGTTTTCAATGTTGGGAGTGGCCATGCCATAACCGTGTTAGAGTATGCCAGAGTACTGACCCAGCAATTTGGCTTATCCATCGAGCCCCTTCTTCAGGGAGAATACCGTCTGGGTGATAATCGGCACAGTGTATCCGATATCTCCCGATTACAGGCTCTAGGATGGCAACCCACCAGAACGCTTCATCACATCTTTGATGACTATCTGCAATGGATTGCCAATCAGGGAAACGTGCTGGATTACTTCAAGGTAGCGGAGACCTCGATGAAAAAGGCTGGTGTCGTTCGCAAAGTTTCTTCTTTTCACGAGTGAAGCACCATGCCGAACAGGACTGCTTTTGAATTGCGCCTAACCATGCACCACATTTACCTTTCTCCTCACCTTGACGATGCGGTCTATTCATGTGGGGGAAGGATGTTCCGTCAGAGACGGGAGGATGAACCGGTTACGGTGGTCAACTTCCTGAGCGGAACCCCACCGGAAGGTGAACTTTCTGCATTTGCCCGACAATATCATGAAATGTGGGGGAATCCCTCCAACGCTGTTGCCTTACGCCGGCAGGAAGATATAGAAGCATTGAGCAGGTGGGGTATTCAAGCGATTTATTGGGATTCAAGTGATGCCATTTACAGGCAAATCCATGGAACACCTCTCTATCCAAACATCTCTTCCCTGTTTGGTACTCCACACCCTGAAGATGAGAGAGAACTTCTGACTTGCTGGAATGAGACCTGGGCTCGTTTGAGATTTTCCCCTGAACAAGTTCACATGTACGCCCCACTTGGCGCAGGTAATCATGTGGACCATGTCCTGGTGCGAAAGTTTGCTCAGCAATTGAAACGGCAGGGGTGGAGAGTCTGGTTCTATGAAGATTTTCCCCATGCTTATGACTCGCGTACCCTCCAAGAGGCTCTGGATGGGTTTGGAAATGTCCGGTGGAAATCCCATACAGAATTGATAGACGCTGAAGAAAAGGTCAAAGCCATGTGGATTTACGCCTCACAAATTTCCATGATGTTTTCCGACAGAGAAGACCTGAGAAAACGGGTAAAAGATTTCAGCGCAGAAAGAGCAGTGGACATTCACTGGGGAGAGCGTCTCCGCAAAATTCTAGCCGGCAGTGGTGGAAGACGCGAGCGAATCTGGCGACGTCTCTTTGGGTATCTGGCACATGCAGAACGTTACTGGAGTTATGAATGACCGCTACAGCCCCGAATATCCCTCTGCCATACTTCCCATTCGTTTCGATTGTTATTCCCGTCTATAACGGTCGAAAAACCATACAGACCTGCCTGGAGGCAATTCTTCAACAGGAATACCCCAGAGAACAATACGAGGTAATTGTTGTAGATAACAATTCATCCGATGGAACACCCGATCTTGTTCAAAAGTATCCGGTGAAACTGGTTTACGAGAAAGAGATTCAAGGTCCTCATGCTGCAACAAATACAGGCGTCAAAGAAGCCAAAGGAGAAATCCTGGTTTTTACCGATAGCGATTGTGTTCCCGAACCAGATTGGTTAAGAAGGTTGATTGCTCCGTTTTCTGATGATAGTGTAGTAGGAACTGGAGGAAGGATTGAAGCCTACAAGCCCTCCACACCAGTTGAGCGTTTCTTAGATCAAATGAAGCCCTTTAAGAATGCATACCAGGCTAGCCCCAACTTCCCCGCGGCATTGATTACCGGCAACTGTGCGATTCGGAGGGAAGACTTCATGGCCGCTGGAATGTTTAATCCCAATATGTACACCGGAGCAGAGGTGGACTTAAGTTACCGGGTGCAGTTGCAAACGGGCAAACGGGTGATCTATGTTCCCGAAGCGGTGGTTTACCATATCTTCAGCCCCACGGTCAAACGTTTGGGAAGACACTTTTACATCTATGGGTATTCGGAAATTTTGCTGGGCACAATTTATAAAGATGTACCCGGATATCCCTGGACACCCACCGAACAGTTCAAAATTATGCTCAGGCAGGTGAAAGCCTTGTTCACCTACCTGGCTTCTTTTGGCTTCCGGGTGATTTCCTACCCATTCCGAAGGAAAGTTGACCAGGATTATTTCCTTACCCCCTTGTTCTGGTTCTGGGTGGAGTTGAACAATCTGCGAGGCAAAATCGAAGGGTTGTGGGTCACGCGACTCTACCGTCGAAAGTTCTGGGAAAAGGGAGTTCGGGTCATCTAATGCGCATTGCCATTTTCCACAACCTGCCTTCGGGAGGAGCAAAGCGCGCTCTGATGGAATGGACGCGCCGACTGGCACAACGTCACGAAGTGCATGTCTATACCCTCTCTACAGCAGACCACGATTATTGTGATCTCCGTCCTTACATCACACACCACATTGTGTACACTTTTGAGCCTCTCCCATTGTTCAACAGCCCATTTGGACGTCTAAATCAATGGCAACGGTGGAAGGATTTGGGAAGGCTTGCTGTTCTGTACCAGTCTCTTGCCCAACATATTGATAAAGAAGGGTACGATGTGGTTTTTACCCACCCATGTAAGTTCACCTTTATTCCCATTCTAAATATCTATTTACGTTCGCCGACAGTTTACTATCTTCACGAGCATTTTCCCAATCAAGTCAATCGTTCCATCCATCGCCCCTATACCCGTTCAGAGGGGGTTAGGAAAATACTGGACAGAGTTGATCCTTTGATTGGGTTGTATCAAAACCAACTGAGGGCGCTTCAAGACCTGGCGGTGGCAAACACCCGCCTCTTTCTGGCAAATTCGGACTTTACCCTGCGTCAGTTTCAGGAACACTACTCCGCTCCTTCTGCTTTAAGTCGTTATGGGGTCAATACAGAACAATTTCGACCCGATGAAAATACACCGCGTGAGAGACACCTCCTCTCGGTTGGTGAACTCAGTCCCCGAAAGGGTTTTGACTTTCTCATCCAAGGCCTGGCAAATATCCCGGACTCTAACCGCCCTCCCTTACGGTTAATCTGTAACATGCAACTGGAACAAGAAAGAGAGTACCTTTGCCAATTAGCAGAAAAGTCGGGCGTTCAAATGGAAATCCTCACCAACCTGAACAGTGAGCAACTGGCTCAAGAGTATCGGAAAACCCGGTTAGTGGTATACACCCCAGTTCAGGAACCTTTTGGACTGGTACCGTTAGAAGCCATGGCGTGCGGTACACCCGTGCTGGGAATAGCCGAGGGAGGGGTTCCCGAAACGGTGATTGAGGGAGTAACCGGACGTCTTTCTCCTCGCGACCCCGCCAGGTTTGCGGAAATCCTGCTGGAAATGCTCAAACAACCAGACTTGCTGAGAAAAATGGGACAAAATGGTGTGGACATTGTACGGAAAATTTGGAGTTGGGAGCAATCCACTCACACGGTCGAACAGCATCTTTTACAAGCCAGTAAGGCGGGACCCAATTGAACCAAAAAGTCCTGGCAATTGTCTTGAACTGGAATAAACCCGAAGATACCCTCCGATGTCTGGAAACCCTGGGAGATTCGATTCCGCGCTTAGTTGTGGATAACGGCTCGGCCCCGGAATCCAGAGCAATTCTTCTGAAATCTATTCAGGGTATTCCGGTAATTGAATTGCCGGAAAATCGGGGGTATGCGGGGGGAAATAATGCTGGGATTCGCTGGGCACTGGAACACGGTTTTGAGTGGATTCTTCTGATTAACGATGATGCCCTCCTGAAATCCTCTGAACTTTTCCGCCTGTTGCAAATTGCCGAA of Anaerolinea thermophila UNI-1 contains these proteins:
- a CDS encoding PIG-L deacetylase family protein; translated protein: MPNRTAFELRLTMHHIYLSPHLDDAVYSCGGRMFRQRREDEPVTVVNFLSGTPPEGELSAFARQYHEMWGNPSNAVALRRQEDIEALSRWGIQAIYWDSSDAIYRQIHGTPLYPNISSLFGTPHPEDERELLTCWNETWARLRFSPEQVHMYAPLGAGNHVDHVLVRKFAQQLKRQGWRVWFYEDFPHAYDSRTLQEALDGFGNVRWKSHTELIDAEEKVKAMWIYASQISMMFSDREDLRKRVKDFSAERAVDIHWGERLRKILAGSGGRRERIWRRLFGYLAHAERYWSYE
- a CDS encoding glycosyltransferase; amino-acid sequence: MTATAPNIPLPYFPFVSIVIPVYNGRKTIQTCLEAILQQEYPREQYEVIVVDNNSSDGTPDLVQKYPVKLVYEKEIQGPHAATNTGVKEAKGEILVFTDSDCVPEPDWLRRLIAPFSDDSVVGTGGRIEAYKPSTPVERFLDQMKPFKNAYQASPNFPAALITGNCAIRREDFMAAGMFNPNMYTGAEVDLSYRVQLQTGKRVIYVPEAVVYHIFSPTVKRLGRHFYIYGYSEILLGTIYKDVPGYPWTPTEQFKIMLRQVKALFTYLASFGFRVISYPFRRKVDQDYFLTPLFWFWVELNNLRGKIEGLWVTRLYRRKFWEKGVRVI
- a CDS encoding glycosyltransferase family 4 protein, coding for MRIAIFHNLPSGGAKRALMEWTRRLAQRHEVHVYTLSTADHDYCDLRPYITHHIVYTFEPLPLFNSPFGRLNQWQRWKDLGRLAVLYQSLAQHIDKEGYDVVFTHPCKFTFIPILNIYLRSPTVYYLHEHFPNQVNRSIHRPYTRSEGVRKILDRVDPLIGLYQNQLRALQDLAVANTRLFLANSDFTLRQFQEHYSAPSALSRYGVNTEQFRPDENTPRERHLLSVGELSPRKGFDFLIQGLANIPDSNRPPLRLICNMQLEQEREYLCQLAEKSGVQMEILTNLNSEQLAQEYRKTRLVVYTPVQEPFGLVPLEAMACGTPVLGIAEGGVPETVIEGVTGRLSPRDPARFAEILLEMLKQPDLLRKMGQNGVDIVRKIWSWEQSTHTVEQHLLQASKAGPN
- a CDS encoding SDR family NAD(P)-dependent oxidoreductase, with translation MTKVLVTGGAGFIGSHLVDRLLQEGFEVRVLDLLDSRVHPAGKPAWVSKEAEFIQGDVRDAQTMLKALQGVSIVFHEAAYQDYMPDFSRFLHVNSVSTALIHELILEHKLGVEKVIVASSQAVYGEGQYRCKNSNCQNYHQVIQPPAREEKQLQKGHWEVICPLCQTDMEPLRLKEEYANPYNAYAISKYAEELSAVRLGKLHHIPSVALRYSIVQGPRQSLFNQYSGICRIFSVRLMNGLPPIIYEDGLQTRDFTHVADVVEANITVLKDARADYQVFNVGSGHAITVLEYARVLTQQFGLSIEPLLQGEYRLGDNRHSVSDISRLQALGWQPTRTLHHIFDDYLQWIANQGNVLDYFKVAETSMKKAGVVRKVSSFHE